The window acagcagaccattcagttttctatcatcataactctttggggcagtgtatttatctggttgtttatgtggacgacatcgtcattacaggcagtgatcatgatggtattcagaaactaaagcaacacctttttacccactttcagaccaaagacttggggaaactcaagtatttcttgggaattgagatagctcaatccagttctgctgtggtcctttcccaaaggaagtatgctttagacatcctggaagaaactggtatgttagactgtaaaccggtagacacacctatggatccgaatgtcaaacttgtaccaggacagggggagcctttaggagaccccgggagatatcgacggctcgtaggtaaattgaactatctcaccattactcgtccagacatttcttttcctgtgagtgttgttagtcaattcctacagtcaccatgtgatagccattgtgatgctgtaatccgcattcttcgatatatcaaaagtacaccaggccaaggtgtgttgtacgagaacagaggtcatactcaggttgttggttacacagatgcagattgggctggctcacccacagatagacgttccacttcagggtactgtgtttttattggaggtaatctaatatcttggaagagtaagaaacaagatgtagtggccagatctagcgttgaagccgagtatcgagctatggctttggcaacatgtgaactcatatggttgagacatcttcttctagagttgagatttggaaaggatgaacagatgaaactcatatgtgataaccaggccgcattacatattgcatccaatccagtctttcatgaaaggaccaaacatattgaagttgactgtcatttcattagagagaagatcgcatcaggatgtgttgctacaagttttgttaattcaaatgatcaactagctgacatcttcactaaatctctcagaggtcctaggattaaatatatttgtaacaagcttggtgcatatgacgtatatgctccagcttgagggggagtgttgaatataatgtatttatagtatataacctttccttgttaatataggatacatgtatggtagttaggactcctagccttgtatatatatatatatatttctcaattgtaagtaaattaattacattaataagaattaaggtctttcttctttctctctctcaacagaACCATTTTCACAACAtagaaccatgaatcttcataccaatatacgttccaatatcaatgtaacatttcaacacaataaatcgagatgcaatgacacattaaaacattttatgaaatcatagaaatgacatgaaatttccaataaatgtttcaaggaaagaaatcagatacACCATGAAATAGTATAAAATTCTTTACCTTACACGGACTTTCCCTCTGTGATTCTTCTATGTAGGCGATCTTTACCTATTAcaaggaactgaaatgaaacacataatttagacttcttaacaatgaaaatttatacaatttactgttgctaatttttaattctaatattcTCTAATCTACATGTCTAcaggttttcaaatcaaaattaaattgaattaaataatatttacaatgcatattaatattccctaattaattaccaaacactaattgttttgatttttttcttaaagccacattaacaaatttcaagtgtccaaataacctaattaagcACATGTTTActatctatttttcaattaaaccaaattaaacaaagatttatgttgatcttatcattaataaaatatttaagctaaaatattttaatccttaattaattgtgatttttaactaaaacatgtttatacctaattacactcaacttttacacaaattttaccgttaatttgtttcaacataCCATTAAGAATCaagataaaccaaaattactaaattaaacaacttgcttacctcaaatctgcactttctctctctagatcctCTTTCTAACCCAAGATGTTGCAGGTAAAATGGTGCAAAACAAGCTACAAGCCCTTATATAAGGCTCTTCGTGCAaccaagtaggaggtggcaggCCACATGGCTACCACCAACccacccaagtaggaggtggcacACCACTTAGCTGTCACTAACCCCAACTTCCCAATTgtgcactttagtccttcaagttttcaaaaattaaacccataattgcccattagtcctttaggttttcataactaTAATCAACCCCTAAAAACCTAATAAGCATggttaagtcattaactaatctcacttaaccttaattaaagtttaattcataattaaacaggATTAACACGAAACttgttttaacatctaattaaacatgtttaaagttaagtactaagaaaatcagtattgcctatttaattcattagtgctAAGTATTACATTGACATAGCCCAAAATCATCACGTTTGTTGAGCTTATGTTTTTGGGAGGCATTTTCTCAAACAATTGGTGTGCTTGAGATAAATCcccatttttaagaaaattgtcGACCCTGAAATTGGAGCAAAATGTGTTTGGATCAAAACCAATTTTGATAACTCAAACATCAATGTTGTTGGCAACATTGAGGCATTCTTTTGGAGATTGAAGGCTTCTTAGAGAAGTTAGACAAAAAGGGTTTTGGACTGCATTTGGTCTTAATGGTTTCACAGGAAAAGGGGACTAGTGGTTAGAATAGTTTATATAAAAGTGAGAGTTGAGATAGAGACTGAATGTTCTACTAATGCATAACATATAGAAGATCGTCAGGTTATTCCACATTTGTGTAAGGCAACTAACTTAGAGGAGTAACAATCAATTTGTTGCTGTAAGAAATAGTGTGGAGGCAAAGTTTAAATCTCTATCATAAGGGATTCTCACtttgtaatttaaattatttcatcatcCCTTGTAAATATGAACTCACATATATCTCTTATATGGTTTAAGGATGACAATGGCACAAGTTCAAGACATATCACTCTCATACTAACATGTTCCATTTATAAACCACTATTCTCATTCTCgtccaataaaaaatttaagcaaaaCAAATATAAGAACTTCTCTTAtccaattatttttcaaaattttaattatactaaaacaaatatattttataaataaatagatatcataaatttttataacttgttttatttgaaaagtagattttttttattattttgtgttaaaaatgaaaaaaaaaaattatttctaagcttaattaaatatataaagacTCAAACCCACtctatgttaaaataaaataaaataaaaaaagaaccaaacttATTCCTAACACgtttaaaaaaagagaaaaaaaaaacccattcaATGAACAAGCTAGAGAACACATAACAAGCGCCCATGAGAGGTGCCTCCATTGCAAGTTGCTTTACTGACCCGTCCTATTAAAACCTCTTGCCAATTGTCACTTAtctaaaattcaagaaattttcaatgacttaaaacttaaaagtgATAATTGATGCATCGCCATTCAATTATTGAGTTATTGAAGTCATGGCATTAGAAGTGCTCTTTTATCCattgtattaattttattgaaaatttatgctTCGACCTGTGGGCACTCATACAAATCCACTTGCTTATGCGGTGTCATTATTAATGAAAGGTATCCTTACCATTTATTACCATATATTTTATTACGTAATGTCACATCTTTACTATTTAATGCGGAGACAATGGTTGGTGCCTATGATATTTTCTGTACAACCGTATTTCCGAACTGTAACATTGTTCGTCTTTTCAATTCTCACAGTTTGATGGGATGAGTGACCTTTTCTATCCTCTGCATGCAATGTACCATAAACAGTGGGGCTAACTCGCTCGAAGCAGTGCTCCTGCCCTTTGTTCTCGAAAATGTAATTTGATGTGACCCACGTcactgaaaatattttatttcagttcttgaaaagaaagaagaaagatatataTAAGAAAGAGTGAGTGACAACGGTACGTGgtgaatttaaatttgaattttatactTCTTAACTtttcaaactattttttgttttatctaaCTCTAGTTTTTTTCAACTCTGACAAGTCGCGGCGGGGCCAGGAGTTTACGGAGAAGCACTGAAGAGATCAGGCACTTGATCGTAACGATACTTGAGATTTTCCACATGGAAAAGAGCCGACAGACATATCCAGAGTTTCAAAGGAGctccaaaaaaaacaaatgccCCCATCTATACAAAAAGGGAAATTTACTTACTGGTTAAGGGTGGTTGTCTAGAGGCGAAGGTTGCTCTTAAGCAATCGCATGAGAGAGATGCTGCCCTGAGTTCTGTTTATTTCATCTGCAGCCAATTTCTTTCCACCTCTGGTTCCCTGCAAATCAGTAGGAATGCAATTCTGAGAATAACTTTGGGAGCCCAAGGTAAAGCCatggaaataatttttacatggGTCGGCTCCCAGCAAGCAGAACATTAAAGCACTAGCTGAAAGGAAAGAGAAATCGATTCGAGCCCAACTGGACTCATGTTGAGCAAATGAGAGTAAAAGTTCAATCCTGTGGCAGCTTTTAGGTTACTACTTCAGATCATTCCAAGAATGGAATATAACAAGCAAAACGAGTGGCAAATGGACAAATATTTACCCTTGGTTTCTGATTCTCATCTTCCAAGTCCAAACCACCAATGTCCCTCAACAATACGGATGAGGCCGGCAAAAGTCTCCTggttatttcaaaatattaaagtcCCCaacaatgtgaaaataaattggTGTATATCATCAATCTTTAAGGAAACAAGAcataaaagtaagaaaaatatacTTCCCACCAACCTTCTTGGTTTCTCTGCTTTCAAGGCTTTGCTGCAAGAATTAGGTTCTGCTTCACTTTCTGCCAGCAACGGTTTGCTGCTGCAAGAAGTAACTTCTGCTTCACTTTCTGGCACATCACCAGTGTAACATACTCGTGTAACTGCAACGTCTTCCTTAGGCATGAGTTGGGGAGCCAACAACGTTTTGCTGCAAGAATTAACTTCTGCTTCACTTCCTGGCACATCATCAGTGTCACATACTTGTGTGACTGTAACATCTTCCTTAGACATCAATTGGGGATCCAACAATGGTTTGCTGCAAGAATTAACTTCTGATTCACTTTCCTTCACATCACCAATGTAGCATCCTTGTGTAACTGCAACATCTTCCTCAGGCACCAATGGTGAATCCATCAATGGTTTGCTGCAAGAATTAAGCTCTGATTCACTTTCGGGCACATCATCAGTGTCAGATACTTGGGTAACTGCAACATCTTTCCCAGGGATCAGCCATGGATCTAAAAATGGTTTGCTACAAGAATTAAGTTCTGTTTCACTTTCTGGCATCTCACCAGTGTCACATACTTGGGTAACTGCAACATCTTCCTTAGGCATCATAGGTGGATCCAAGAACTGTTTGCTACAAGAATTAGGTTCTGATTCACTTTCTGGCACGTTACTGGTGTTACATACTTGGGTAACAGCAACATCTTCCTTAGGCATCAGTGGTGGATACAACAACAATGGTTTGCTGAAAGAATCAAGTTCTGCTTCACTTTCTGGCATGTCACCAGTGTCGCATACTTGTGTAACTGCAACATCTTCCTTAGGCATCAGAGGTGGATCCAACAATCGTTTGCTGCAAGAATTAGGTTCTGATTCACTTTCTGGCACATTACCAGTGTTACATACTCGTGTTACTGCAACATCTTCCTTAGGCATCAGAGGTGGATCCCACAATGGTTTGCTGCAAGAATTAAGTTCTGCTTCACTTTCTGGCACATTACCAGTCTTACATACTCGTGTTACTGCAACATCTTCCTTAGGCATCAGTGGTGGATCCCACAATGGTTTGCTGCAAGAATTAAGTTCTGCTTCACTTTCTGGCACATTACCAGTCTTACATTCTGGTGTAACTGCAACATCTACTTTAGGCATCAGTGGTGGATCCAACAATATCTGGAAAAGACAGTAAAATCAAAATGTCTTTTATAGAGGTATAGACTCCATAttgattgaaaacaaaaactaggAAAGGAAACATTTGAAGATATAGGGACTAGTTAATAAGCTTCACCACTTCTTATAACAGATCATAATCTTCAGTTTGCCATCATGGTTTCCATAATTGTCAGCAGTTACTAACATCAATATAACTTGATGATTATATCActttgttcatttgttcatgACTATGTTTACTACCTCACTGGGTATCACAAAACACTTGCAGTAGTTAAAACAACAATGAAACAAACACAGTATCCTTTAAATAGTTGTGCATTGACATATGTAACCAAAACTATTAGAACTGTACAAGAATGTCAAGGGAAGCCAGAGAGATTTAAAGCCAGAACATGTGTGAAAAAGTTCCCAACTAATTCAGTTTGTCATGGCAATGTCAATTGTTGAATCACTATAAAGTCAACAGGGAGAGTCAACCTTTTGTATGTTCCATTGGTCAATATTTTGTCCTCAAAAAATGTTTAGATTGCCAATGCATACTATATTATATTGGAGAACAACATTCTTGATTTTGGTCACATCCTACACatattttaactctttaaaGGTAGCTGTGCCAACAGCTAATATCCATATACGACCAGGACAGAACATGCAGTGTGCAAAAATgctagtttaaaaaaataattacactgGGAACATAAATCTGACAAGGCcatcaaggataaaaatattagtaatatAGAAATACTGATAGTTTGATTTTGATGGAAATATTGATATCAacaaatattttggtaaaataaaaaataaaaaaaataaaatcatggaaattaaccaaaaaaatatgaaatttttagaTGAAACTTCAAAacttgacaaaaaaaattagtgatGCATAAAAGAATACTCATGGATaacaaatatgattttgaatGTGAATACTAATTATTAGTATGAAGacaaaaatagtattttatcaaattttattacttgaaaacacatttagtaataaaatgatgatctatgcagttaaaaaataatatcatataaaaagtTGATGATATTTGCTCAgtcattttttgctttttgatataatagtttttataatgTCTATAATTTTGTTTACAAGTTTATGTTTCACTTGAAATTTCCTAGatagaaaacatagaaaaacTGATTAAGAAGATAATCGTCATGATTCTAATGTTGCAACAACCAATAGCTTGACAGAATttgaataaagataattaagttttatttatttatttatttattattgagTATAAGaagttttatttcaaaattttgattttttataccTGTCTAAAATCCGCAATAAAATTGCTCATGCAAATCATAAAAGGGACTCAGAATAATATGCATAAACAACACAAAAATGGGCTTTCATTACATTAAAAAGGTTTAAGAAATGGATTTTAGAGAAGGCAAACAAGTTGATATATTTTAAGGGGAATATATTCAGTGATTGAACACTCAACAGTCCAAGGGCTTTACATGTCATGATCCCTCTCTTTTAATTCCAGATTTTCAGTCACAAAATATTGCCAACAAAATCACCAAAATATTGGTGATTTATAGCAATAAATTGACAAATTACACTCTGGAAATTACTCAGGCAATATATTGTCaattttttggagaaaaatcACCATATATTGGTGATTTTCCCACAGTAAAAGTTGGATCCCCAATTTCCATGTCAATGCGGCCaaaattctctatttttcaAACATTAGAGATCATTGATAGATAGACATGGTTAGAAGAAGCATAGAGTCCTAACAAGTTATAACTAACAAATGCATTCAAgtaaaatttaagggaaaataataaGACAATTACAAGGTGGCATTTTCTAATGCACAAACTTGTTTCCAGACCAATAAATGATGCATTTATTAGCTTTATCACAACATGGTGAAGTTGAAATAAATGAGCTTGAGAAAACATTAGACTATAATtgatcttaaaaaatataagtagtaaaaaaaaaaagcaagtaaTATAAGTAAAGCTATAAAATGGACCAAGCCAAAGATCCAAGgataaccaaaaaaaagaaaagaaaaaaataaaaattgaaaattccatGCTATGCTTAACACGTATTTTTGTAGGATCAGAAACAGAGAACAGGACTCATTATGTAAGTCAATTTACTAATGGATAATTATGAATAAAAGATTGTCATTTGCAAGTGTGACCTTATCACAATAGGTTAACTAACCAGCTGACCTTGCATACACATAGTGACACGAAGTGGGCTAATTTTTTGCATTTACACATTAAGATCTATCAATTTTTGTTACCATCATGCCGCGATTTTCTCTAACTAGCGGCTTTCTCTTTGGGTTACAACTGGAATAGAAGAGCTAATATGTCAACGGAAAATCAAACATTACCTGAGCAGTCACACTTGCCCCTAACACATGTTTAGGAATGCTAAAAGAGTAAAGACTAATTAATGATTATCAACATGTAAACCAAGTCATATAttgtctttcctttttccttttctgtaCCATGGATCATGTCATACCGtgtattttgtttgtttttacataataaagaataaatacaaaaacatatacacatatgagaaaaacaaaaattgcaaaaatgaaGTACAAAAGTAGATAACTGacttcattaaattttaaataaaaaaaaataaaaaataaaacaatgagaAGAAAAGAGGTAAGGATAGACATTGATCaatatcatacaactataattttaatgaaatcaacTTAGCAAATTATGATGTTGTAatgtatatatttatcatagaatttattaaaataaatatttcaaacttcTAACTAGGACTTTACATTCCAAATTGCAACTGGTCTACTGATAAATATcgtcatttgaaaattttccaggCTCCTAAAAGTCTCTAACCAAGATTGCAAAAAGAAACTATAATTTTGTATAACCATATACTTATACAAATTCTTGACATCATCCCTACTAAAAAggcaacaaaattaaaaatgaaaatgagatatATTAAACAAAAGTTCTTGTTCTTCATTTATCATCGGCCTTAAGACTGAATATTTCAACTATCTGAGGAACGTATCCTTCATTAGATAACACTTCATTAATATTCATTGGAACAATAAATAGACTTTTCACTCTTCAATGCATGCCTTCAACAACATGCACACATATTGCTGCCTAAAAccattttctccctttttgtccttgtttttttaaactttaaaagtaccttttaaacaataatacaataatctttttacaaaaaaaaaaaaaaaaatcagatgtgacttttttttcctaaagaactacaaaaataaaaaagatactTATATCACAACATTGTGTATAATGTATCATAAGATACATTTAAGATACACTTCATCTGGCAATACAAGATGTTTCGCATAAAAAAATGCAATGTATTGTGTATAGAAAGATTTTAAGAACTACCAAAGACCAAAATTTACACCATTATTTGGATAACAAGTAGCATTACGTGTACGCATGAATGTCTAATATCCATATATTggttaaaagaagaaaaaagtttttactGCGAAGAAAAGATATATAATTTAGCAGAGTAGCagctcattctttttttttctctgccTGGATGTTGTACTTAAAGAAACTAGACAAACTAGAACATTTTACAAGAAATAGTATGGCAGATGTTAGACAGGCAATCTAAGTAATAAATAACAGCATTATgattcaaaacataaaaaaaataaaaaagaataacctTGTCCTCTTCAGTATGCAATTGGTCCAACTCCACTGATGAACAGTTGTTGTCACTAACCATGACAGGTGACTGAGAAGAACTGAACAGAGACTTCGAAAGCTTTGTACCAGCTACAACACATAAAAGACAATGTTGAGACAACAGATCATAGGATGTGATGTCAGTCCAAagcactattttattttatttttaattagaatcaaaccaaagcatatttttttatttagagccCCAATTCCAAGATATTTTCCATGTGCAGTGATTGAGGGTGCCTAGACCACCACTAAATGGAGGCCACTCAAGAAATTTCATATGCCAAGAATCAGCATAATATGGTGATTATTCACTGTCAATTTTTTCACAAGCAATATTTTTACCAGTGCCCAAGCATATAAGATCAAGTTAGAAGATTCAGTATTCTAAACCTCCACTGTGACGTAAACATCAGGTGCAGGAGTAAAAGCAAAATATTTGGTCATAAGACCAACTTATAGCGATTCACTGACACAACTGAAAGGTGCCAAATGCTGATGATCAAACAACATTTAGACAAGAGACACCTACATGCCTAACTGAAGAATATCATATATCAATTATCAGCAGATGGGCAATTCCAAGCCTTTCATTCTTTGGCCTTCCTTCTAACATTTCCACTTAACCTTATCCCATCCAAGAAGAAGAGATAAAACAGAATTTTGATCCTGACGTCACAGATGAATGGAAAGATAGATATCCTAACTAGGACTGGTTGGTCATACTGTTTCTCTAATACCAGCCAGTTTTTAGCATAATTTACTCAAAGGTGTCAGATGAATCACCCATTTCTAAGTTTCCCTGGTTACCAAACAAGTGAATTTCATAAAACATAGAACATGAAATTAGAAATCAAACCTGTAACTTCAGCCTTCAGATTGTTATCatcaatttccaaatatttcAACTCATTTAAATCTTCAGCACTCTTCCCATTTCTAGAAAAGCTCCAATGCTCCTGATTATACTGTATCACATCCATGTTAGATTATTAACTGTAATTGAAAACCCAAGAACATAGGGCCAGTAAGAAATACAACAAATTGTGGTAGTACACCTAATGATCAAACACCATATCTGATTATTCTTGTGGTTCAAGTTTTTGGCAATTGACACAAAGATATGAAGCATTAACCACAACTAATCTGTCCATCTGACCATTAGggaaaacatgaaaaagaaaaaagaaaaaaggatgaCTCTTACAGTGGCATTATGTTTCAGCTCATTGTCAATGCACTCAAAACCCACCATGTCAGAAGAAGGTACTCCCTGAATTACCTTAACATATAAAATCACGTATATAAATTAAACAACAAAGATAtaacaaagggaaaaaaaatcatgaagatcCTCAATAGGAACAAATTGCACACAACTATCAAAATCATAAATCTTGGCATTCGTGGATAAAAGCATGTTAACCTGAGAATTCTGATGTTGGAAATCTTTGATACACAAACAACTAGAATCAACCATATCAGAACTTTCCACctgaaaattggaaataaatcaTTAAGCCTATTAAATAGGTAATCCTTTACATGATAGAATCCAGGATAAAAGAAACCAAGAGAAGAgctagtttaaaaaaaatcccaggATTAAACCTGCAAAAATGCATCCAACTCCTGTTGCACACTAGAGTCACATTTTGCTGGAGTGCTGCCATGCTCAAAAGCCTCAAGGTCAAGGTTGAGAGAAACACCCATGTTTATCTGAGCACATAGaattaaatctttaaaaaattaacaaattttacCAACCAAAACCACGAAGGTAAGATAATTGAAAAATGCTAGTGAATTGTAATAAGAATCTAACAGTGAAGCAAAGTAGAAAACCTAAAAATGGAATCCGAACCCCATTATTGAGAATTATGACTATATGCAAACCTCATCaatattgctagatccatgtcCCTCCAATTGTGATGAATCATCTACTGTCAATTCAGAATTTGAATTCTCCTTGGGTAAAGTACTCTCCACTACTTTCTCTTTACAACAAGAACAATGGGACTTCAAATCCTTCATTTCTTTGTCTAGCTCAAAATATTTTGCCTTTTCACTTTTAAGGCTTTCTCTGAGACTCTGCACTTGGTTTTCTGCTTCCTGTTTAAAGCAGAGTTGTCAAATGGATTGCTATATTTACTGCTAAAATTGCCTGAATAGAGAGGACAAGAAATCAATAACGACCCAATAGTAGACAAAACTTGAGATAATGACTGAGATTACAAGTTTAAGCTATATAACACACCTCAAGTTTTTCCTTATATTGCTTCAAAACATCCCATAAAGCTTTTGCAAAACCTTGCATAATCTGattgtttctctctctctttgccAATTCAACACCATTCAACTTGAGAAATGTGCTATCATAAACATCCAATTTAGAATTTCTTGGGGACTGAACCAGAGCTTTTACGGTTCCAGTCTCCTTGAGCTCCTCTGGATTGACCTCTGCTTTGAAATAAGCAAATTATACCTCATGTTATTCTATAGAGAAAACAAATGAAGTAGAAAATGGATCAAAGAAATGCTAATAGAAGAATAGCTTGTTAGAGAAGTAAACAAGTTAAACAACCTTCATCACAAACACAAAGTCGTTGTTCATCTCTGACACTATTTGCTTCTTCAATCTGAAACCaaacccaaaaattaacaagTACTTAAAACAATGTGGTATCTTGCCAAACCAAGGGCCCCAAACCATTAAGGCATCAACTTTTTCAAACTATGTTGAGAATGTAGAGGTACattcaaaagtatttttaagatgACAATGTGAATCTAAAGTGAGTTCCATGAGAAATTTGCTTTGGAATTCTAGGTACTTGACAGAATGGCGAGACAGGATAATTGCTCACATATTAATCCATATAAACATGCCAATGGGACATAATGAAGAAGTTCATATTAACATATTAATTGCATATTAGAACAAGATGATAATAGAAACCAGGATGATCATTGCAGCTTGGTTAGAATGGCTGTCACTCAGCATTGTAGATTTAAATTATGGAATGCTAGAGAATCATAAATAAATGGACTAGTTAATTATAAGTTTTTATCAtgtgagggaagtcaaagatAATAACAAACACCTGGAGAATATTGGGTTCAGTggggaaattttcttttgatgtgAGTTCTATTTTACACAGAATTTATaaaccaaatatatttttagtatgCCACACAGAATAAGTCAACTATGCTTGTAAATATGCCTTGAACACGCACTAATGTCACTTGCCTGGTGCATCTGCATaaacaattgaataaaataCTGGCAAAAAATTGCTTCAGGAGAGGATGGATTTAACAGAAAACAGAATAACAAAACAACATAGATGTACCTAAATTAATCAGTATAAAAATAGTAATGTGCTGAGGTCAGTTAATGACATAGATCATGAGATCACAACcagaaaatttaattaatattcataCTTCCAAGAAGAAACAAAGGTCGATGTCAGCTTGTTCCCTTCAACTCTTGTGGTTTAATTACTAATGTCTTGAAGCAGTGCTTTAGGCAAccaatataaggaaaaataaaaatatgcttTCATACAGCCCTCTTCTGTGGCATATCCATGAGTA is drawn from Vitis riparia cultivar Riparia Gloire de Montpellier isolate 1030 chromosome 18, EGFV_Vit.rip_1.0, whole genome shotgun sequence and contains these coding sequences:
- the LOC117907979 gene encoding kinesin-like protein KIN-6 isoform X4, coding for METQSSPPCPYTVTVRRNPHRKARATPSTSAPPRPLLSNPITSEIPAFPIQEILAMQVPQALSTPSPENLRVFLRIRPLITLQGSGKCGSRGNQSSKSVAKNAWPQNPSTKIKRKKNKNSEICIAVNNTQSVTLSPPSHLKDLKRIKSEVYEGFSHVFSADSSQEEVYERMVKPLVEDFINGKSGMLAALGPSGSGKTHTVFGCPREPGMVPLALQQIFKRTEGSGSEATRSFYISIFEIYSERGKGERMLDLSPGGADLFMQQSSIKGLQEVVISDVAQAESLIAQGMLKRSTAMTNSNSQSSRSQCIINIRSAPNNLESDVSVQLNSAVLTIVDLAGAEREKRTGNQGARLLESNFINNTSMVFGLCLRSLLEHQRNPKKPLQKHFQNSLLTRYLRDYLEGKKRMALILTIKPGEEDYLDTSFLLKQASPYMKIKFNNVEELSDLVANKRHVRTLPRFEQRKRMKFSNPDACVIEEANSVRDEQRLCVCDEEVNPEELKETGTVKALVQSPRNSKLDVYDSTFLKLNGVELAKRERNNQIMQGFAKALWDVLKQYKEKLEEAENQVQSLRESLKSEKAKYFELDKEMKDLKSHCSCCKEKVVESTLPKENSNSELTVDDSSQLEGHGSSNIDEINMGVSLNLDLEAFEHGSTPAKCDSSVQQELDAFLQVESSDMVDSSCLCIKDFQHQNSQVIQGVPSSDMVGFECIDNELKHNATYNQEHWSFSRNGKSAEDLNELKYLEIDDNNLKAEVTAGTKLSKSLFSSSQSPVMVSDNNCSSVELDQLHTEEDKILLDPPLMPKVDVAVTPECKTGNVPESEAELNSCSKPLWDPPLMPKEDVAVTRVCKTGNVPESEAELNSCSKPLWDPPLMPKEDVAVTRVCNTGNVPESESEPNSCSKRLLDPPLMPKEDVAVTQVCDTGDMPESEAELDSFSKPLLLYPPLMPKEDVAVTQVCNTSNVPESESEPNSCSKQFLDPPMMPKEDVAVTQVCDTVTQVSDTDDVPESESELNSCSKPLMDSPLVPEEDVAVTQGCYIGDVKESESEVNSCSKPLLDPQLMSKEDVTVTQVCDTDDVPGSEAEVNSCSKTLLAPQLMPKEDVAVTRVCYTGDVPESEAEVTSCSSKPLLAESEAEPNSCSKALKAEKPRRRLLPASSVLLRDIGGLDLEDENQKPRGTRGGKKLAADEINRTQGSISLMRLLKSNLRL
- the LOC117907979 gene encoding kinesin-like protein KIN-6 isoform X1, which encodes METQSSPPCPYTVTVRRNPHRKARATPSTSAPPRPLLSNPITSEIPAFPIQEILAMQVPQALSTPSPENLRVFLRIRPLITLQGSGKCGSRGNQSSKSVAKNAWPQNPSTKIKRKKNKNSEICIAVNNTQSVTLSPPSHLKDLKRIKSEVYEGFSHVFSADSSQEEVYERMVKPLVEDFINGKSGMLAALGPSGSGKTHTVFGCPREPGMVPLALQQIFKRTEGSGSEATRSFYISIFEIYSERGKGERMLDLSPGGADLFMQQSSIKGLQEVVISDVAQAESLIAQGMLKRSTAMTNSNSQSSRSQCIINIRSAPNNLESDVSVQLNSAVLTIVDLAGAEREKRTGNQGARLLESNFINNTSMVFGLCLRSLLEHQRNPKKPLQKHFQNSLLTRYLRDYLEGKKRMALILTIKPGEEDYLDTSFLLKQASPYMKIKFNNVEELSDLVANKRHVRTLPRFEQRKRMKFSNPDACVIEEANSVRDEQRLCVCDEEVNPEELKETGTVKALVQSPRNSKLDVYDSTFLKLNGVELAKRERNNQIMQGFAKALWDVLKQYKEKLEEAENQVQSLRESLKSEKAKYFELDKEMKDLKSHCSCCKEKVVESTLPKENSNSELTVDDSSQLEGHGSSNIDEINMGVSLNLDLEAFEHGSTPAKCDSSVQQELDAFLQVESSDMVDSSCLCIKDFQHQNSQVIQGVPSSDMVGFECIDNELKHNATYNQEHWSFSRNGKSAEDLNELKYLEIDDNNLKAEVTAGTKLSKSLFSSSQSPVMVSDNNCSSVELDQLHTEEDKILLDPPLMPKVDVAVTPECKTGNVPESEAELNSCSKPLWDPPLMPKEDVAVTRVCKTGNVPESEAELNSCSKPLWDPPLMPKEDVAVTRVCNTGNVPESESEPNSCSKRLLDPPLMPKEDVAVTQVCDTGDMPESEAELDSFSKPLLLYPPLMPKEDVAVTQVCNTSNVPESESEPNSCSKQFLDPPMMPKEDVAVTQVCDTGEMPESETELNSCSKPFLDPWLIPGKDVAVTQVSDTDDVPESESELNSCSKPLMDSPLVPEEDVAVTQGCYIGDVKESESEVNSCSKPLLDPQLMSKEDVTVTQVCDTDDVPGSEAEVNSCSKTLLAPQLMPKEDVAVTRVCYTGDVPESEAEVTSCSSKPLLAESEAEPNSCSKALKAEKPRRRLLPASSVLLRDIGGLDLEDENQKPRGTRGGKKLAADEINRTQGSISLMRLLKSNLRL